DNA from Roseimicrobium sp. ORNL1:
TGCTTTGCGACAAAAAGAGCCTTCGACGCCAGGGCGGCCCCACCCACATATCGGACCTGACTATTGTGGATTCTGGGTTAGGTTGTACTTCCCGCCCGTTTGCCCGGGAGTGGACCCCCAAGCCAAACCGAGTCTCCATGCCAGATACCGTTTCGATTCAGAACATTGCCGCCTACAAATTCGCGCCCATGCAGGACTTGCGTGACCTGCGCGCGTGCCTGCTTGCCAAATGCAAGGGCTGGAACCTCAAGGGCACCATTCTGCTGAGCCCGGAGGGCATCAATCTCTTCGTCGCGGGCGAGGCGTCCGGCATCGAAGCACTGCTGGCTGAGTTGCGTTCACTGCCCGGCCTCGCGGACCTCGCGCCGAAGTACAGTGAGACGGACCACCAGCCCTTCCGCCGCATGCTGGTGCGGTTGAAGAAGGAGATCATCACCTTCGGCGTGGAGGGCATCAACCCCGCCCTGCGCACCTCGCCCAAGTTGCAGGCCAGGGAGCTGAAGCAGTGGCTCGATGAAGGCCGACCCGTGACGCTGCTGGACACGCGCAACGACTACGAGGTGAAGCTCGGCACCTTCAAGAACGCGCTGCCGATTGGCATCGATACCTTTCGTCAATTCCCCGATGCGGTGCGCAAGCTGCCGGAGGAAATGAAGGATCAGCCCGTGGTGATGTTCTGCACCGGCGGCATCCGCTGCGAGAAGGCGGGTCCCTTTATGGAGCGTGAGGGCTTCAAACACATCCTGCAGCTCGATGGCGGCATCCTGAAGTACTTCGAGGAATGCGGCGGCGAGCATTACGATGGCGAGTGCTTCGTCTTCGACCAGCGCGTGGGCGTGGACCCCGCACTGCAGGAGACCGAGTCCACCCAGTGCTTCCAGTGCCAGTCACCGCTCAGTCCGGAGGATCAGCGACACGAGCGCTACGTGAGGAATGAGTCCTGCCCGTACTGCTTCACGGAGCCTGTGGATAAGATGCTGGAGAACATCGCGACCAGGCATGAGGCGATAGCTCGCATCACCTCGCCGCTTCCGGGCAGCAAGCCATATGAAAACCTGCGCCCTTTCAACATCCCTGCCGCGTGCGATGGCATGCCACTGGCGGAGGCGCTGGCGCGGCTGGTTGTGCCGGTCGGTCGCGAGGCGTGGGTTACCGCGTGTGAGTCAGGTCGCATCCTGAACGCAAATCATGAGCCAGTGAAGCCAGAACAGATCGTGTACGGAGGCCAGCGCTATCTCCACAAGCTCGGGGAGATTACTGAGCCGGACGTGAATGTCTCCATCAACATCCTGCACGAAGATGAAGCCATCATTGTACTGAACAAACCAGCGCCACTGCCTGTGCACCCCGGCGGGCGATTCAATCGCAATACCCTGCGGCACATCCTCCATGAAGTGTATCAGCCGCAGAAGCCCCGCCAGGCTCACCGGCTGGATGCGAATACCAGCGGCGTCATGGTGTATGCGCGCACCAGACATTTTGCTGGGATAATCCAGCCCCAGTTCACCGCTGGCGAGGTCGCCAAGTTCTACCTCGTCCGCGTGAAAGGCCATCCTGACCAGGACGCGTTTTCCTGTGATGCTCCCATCGGCAATGAGTCGGGAACCATGGGCACGCGTGAGGTGGATGATGCCAATGGCAGGAAGTCGCGCACCGAGTTCAAGGTGTTGCGCCGCGATGGCGATGGTACGGCCTTGCTCGAAGCCCGGCCGCTCACCGGCCGCACCAATCAGATCCGCCTGCATCTCGCGCACCTCGGCTGGCCTGTGGTGGGAGACCAGGCTTATCTCTCCGGTGTTCAGCGCGGAGACACCCAGACTCATGAACCCGATGACGCACCCCTCTGCCTGCACTCCTCCCGCATCCAGTTCGTGCATCCGTTGACTCGCCAGACTGTCGAGTTCACCGCGCCACCGCCTGCGTGGGCCGTGTAGCGAAGCGTGTTGGCAAGGAGACTCCCATCTGCTGTCATGCGGTTCATGCGCTCTCTTTGCCTGTGTATCTGGGTGAGTGGTTTCGTTGCTGCACTCACTCTTGCGGCTCAAGAAGTGGTGCCGGTTGCGGAGACACAAACACAGTCGCCTGCTCTGCACGAGGTGCCTCGCGTCGCCTTGTTGCTCGATGCTGCTCTTTGTGATGGCTTCGACTTCCCTGCCGGAGATGTGAACGGCAAGGGCAGCTACCGGGACAAGAGCACGCGACGCTATCATCAGGGCTGGAGTATCACTCCTGTCTTACCAGAGGCAGGAGGCTCCGTTGACGTTGCGTTCCCAGGCGAACTTTGGAATGGCCAGGGTGGTGGTGCCACGGATGCAGGTCAATCCGTGTACGCTATCGGCAGTGGCACGGTGCGTTCCGTCATCGATGATGGAGCTGCGGAAAGATCGGTCATCGAGATAGAGCATCGCTTTGTCGAAAACGGCACGCTCCGCACGGCGGTGTCTTACTACAAGGGCATAGCTGACACCAAGCTGAAGCCCGGTGATCCAGTGAAACGACGTCAGCAGATTGGCGTGATTGCCCGGGGAGCGGGGGATGCACCCACGGGATTGATGCTCGGCATTCAAGTGGAGACTGCCGGCGCGCCTGCATCGCCCACACTCACGCCGTCCGCTTTCATCCGCGAACGCCGCAAGCTCCTCGTGCCCTCGCGTGAGCCGGAGATCTTCATTGCCATGAAGCAGGACTATCGGCTCTACCTTTTTCGCAAGGGAAAGCTCGTGAGCACCTTTCCCATCGCACTCAGCCAGGATCCCATCGGTCCGAAGACGCGCGAAGGCGACAATCGCACCCCGGAAGGGGAGTACCGCATCACGCAGAAGGCGAAGGGACCCTTCGGCGGCGACTACGGCGACTACCTCGGCAAGGCGTGGATCCGCATCAGTTATCCGAATGCCTATGATGCCCGCTTGGCATTGGCCGAGGGCCGCATCACCGAGAGCCAGTGCACCACCATCGTCTCCGCCACGAACGCACGCAAGATGCCACCCGCCAAGACCAGCCTCGGTGGCGGCGTGGGCATTCACGGCTGGGCCAGCGACTGGCCGGATGGTCCGCAGCATCTCACGTGGGGCTGCCTGAGCCTGCGGGAGGCAGACCTCATGGCGTTGTATGATCTGATGCAGCAGGGGGCGCTGATTCTGATGCACCCGTGAACTGAAACGGTCTCGGTGACAAACGCACTGAACTGTGCAATAACATCAAGTCGGCCGGAGAGGAACGCATGAGCACGCTGGAGCGAGAAAGGAAGTACATCGAGAAGTGGCGCCCCAAGGCCGTTCGAGGGGATGTGGTTGCCATGTCGAACCTGGCAGCGGCGTATCGTATTCTGGAGAACTTCAGGCTTTCAGCCCATTGGTATCGGAAGGCTTCCGAGCTAGGGGATGGTGAAGCTCAAATGGAATGGGGCTACTGCCTCCAGCATGGCATCGGTGTTCAAAAAGATGAGAAAGCTGCTGAGCAAGCATATCGTTGTGCCATAGGCTCTGAGTGTGTCACGGACTACAGCCGCGAAGAGGCGATGTATCACCTCGCAGTGTTGCTTCTCGGCAGGCGGTCGCCCTCGTCGCGTCGCGCCGCCTCTCAACTGCTTCGTGAGGCGAATGTAGACGGGGACTATCCCCAGGCAGAGGCCCTCTCGCGAAATATCGAGTTAAGGGATATCAAGGAAATCTGCATCTGTCGTCGACATCTCAGGCCCCGCCTCGCGCGGAGACACTGTCCCCTGCACGGACCACATCGAGACCTGCAAGGCGGTGTAGCGAAAGGGAGCCATCCAATTTTGCGGCCTCTGCCTCGCAAACCTCACAGCGCACTATGATCCGATGCCGCAGGGCTCCCTGATTCTGACGCATTCGTAGCCGCGGCATCCGTGAGTTTGCGTGTGCGTTTCGCCTTCCGCTGCATCGCCAGATGCGTCTTGAATTCCTCAAGCGTCACCGCGTTTCCAGACGCATTCAGAAACGCCTCCCACGTTTGAACCAGCCGCTTCCGATGTGCGGTGGATGCAGATGCCTGTCGTGCCCGGGTTCGTGTTTGCACCCGCCTCCGTTGTGTCCGTGTCCCCCTATGCCTCACCCTCATGATTCTCTTTCTCGTTCATCTCCAAAAAAATGCTCGCTGCGGTTTGATGTCCTACTCCCCGCTGTCGGGATAGTGAAAAATATCCTTCCTCGGATGATCCGCCACCACGAGATACAAAAGATCTTCCGTGCCCTTCGATGAGATTTGCTCCACCCAGGGAAGAGTATCGAGTGGGGCGGTGTTCATCTCATGATTCCGCGCTGGCCGGGCCCTACTGCTTGCATCGCTCGTTGAGGCGGCGTTGCATTTCCTCTGGGGAAACATCTTCGACACGGGTGGAGAAGGTCCACGCATGGCCCGAGGGATCCTCCAGCTTGCAGGTACGGTCGCCATAGAAGGCGTCCTCCAGAGGCTGTAGCACCTTCGCGCCTGCGGCCACCGCCTTTTGAAAGAAGGCATCCACATCTTCCACATAGATGAGGGTTGAGGAACCCGAACCGCCAATCGTCGCCGGGCTCAGACATTTCCAATCAGGAAACTCATCTGCCAGCATGATCGTGCCACCGCCGATCTCCATCTCTGCGTGGCCGATCTTGCCATCGGGCATGTGGAGCTGGTACTCCAGGATGGCGCCGAATGCTTTCTTATAGAACTCAATTGTCGCCTTGGCGTCCTTGCAGACGAGGTAGGGTGTCGCGCCTTCGTATCCTTGAGGAATCGGTTTGGCTTTCATGCCGCCAGAGTGCCATGACACGGAAGGAGGGGAAAGGGTTTTTGGAGCGAGTAGTCGGTAGTCAGAAGGGGCGTCCATCAGCAGTCGAAAAGGGTCCTGTGCAGGGAGCGGGGGACTGGGCAAAGGAGCGTGGACACTCTTGTCCGCCGTTCTGTTGCGTAGCGACTTCCCTCATGTGGAGGCTGCGAGGGACGCCTCTGGAGCAGCTGGTGGAATGTGGCCTTGCCTGCCAGATGAAAGAGATTGGCGTGTCAGGGATGGCGGACAAGAGTGTCCACGCTCCTTTGAACTGCCCGGTGCTTCACCTTGGGATTGAATGGCGCGCCTCTCACAGGTCTGGCATCAAGACGTGTTTTTAGCTCTTCACGGTATTGCCACTCACTACTTACTGAACACTGATGACTGGCTACTGCGCACTCTCCACCCCTCACTCATACTCCTTCTCCAGCGAATCCAGATAGCGCGAGAGAACATCGGGGCGCTGGGAGCGCTCGCGTTCCAGGCGGTCGCGGAGCTTCAGGTAGTCGTCGAAGAGGTTGCTGTAGTTCTGCGTTTCAGAAGCCTCATACCAGTCGAGGAAGCTCTCCACGGCCTTCGCCTTGCCCTGGATCTGCATGCGGCGCTGGCGCAGGGTTTCCAGCTTCTCCGCCACACCGCGTTCCTTGCCATTCACCAGTTGCTGCACCACGGCGGCGTAGTCTTCCACGAGCGGCCTGTAGAGCGGATGCGCGCGCATGGTCAGCGCGTTGAGCATCGCGAGATTTCGATTGAGGATGTCCTCACGGTCGGAGCGTTTCCAGATGCGGCGATAGTCTTCCAGAGCAGCCAGCTCGGGCTTGCGCTTGGAGCTGGAACCGGAGTCCGAAGATGACGAGCGCGATGCGGTGCGGCCACTAGTGCTGGGCTGGGACGGCGGCTCGATTGCCTTCTCCGGCAGGTCGGTGGCAGCGCGTGCGGGTGTGGAGCGGGCCGGGGCGGAGGCTGATTTGTCTGCCTCAACTGGGGCAGGAGCACCGGGAGTGGGCGTGCCGGCAGTTGCCTCTTCTTCCTTCTTCTCTTTGTCCTCGCGCTTGAACCACTTCAGGGGATTGAATCGCCCGGGCTTCTTTTCCGTCGCGGGTGTTGCTTCTTCTGCCGTAGTCGCGGGAGCGGGAGCGGGAGCGGGAGCTTCTGCGGGTTTTGCTGCGGGTGCAGGAGTGGGAGCAGGAGCGGCAGGCTTCGCAGGTGCTGGAGACTCTGGCAGGCCGGGAGGCTTTGCTCCTGCGCGGCGATTGTTACGCGGAAGTGCAGGCACGGCGGCTTCTTCCGTTTTGGCTTTCTCTTCTTCCTTCGTCGCAGGCTTTTGATTTTCCTTCTCCTTGGGTGTGATCGCACTCTCTGCCACGGCAGCCATCGCGAAGAGCATGATGGTGTAGGTCACATCCTTCCCGCCGAAAATTTTCGGAAAACGGAAACCCTTGCGCTCCTTCGGCGCTTCCGGTGTGTCCGTGCCTGTGCCTTCGGCTGGCGGCTTCGCACCGTCAGCAGGTTTTTCCGCGGCCTTGTCTTTCTCCTTCTCCTTGCCCGGCTGGGTTGCGGGTGCAGCAGGAGCGGAGTTACTACCAGCAGGTGTGGCCGGCTTGGATTCAGCAGGCTTTGCGGTCGGCTTGGGTGCGGGGCGACGGGGCTTCGGCTTCTCTTTCTCTGCGGCAGCTTCTTCCTTGGGTTTGGTGTCGCCAGCGGACTTCGCAGCTTCTTTGTCCTTTTCCTTCTCCCTGGCAGTATCTGCGGGAGGAGCATCGGGAGAAGGAGCAGGAGTTGCAGATGGGGGTGCCGCATCCGCAGCCGGTGAAGAGGCGGCAGGCATGGACGGAAGCGCATCCTGAGGCCCAGGTGCATTCGCACCCGTAGTCGGCGCCAAAGAATCAGGCAGCGGAGGCAGGTCAGACATCGGCTTGCCGAGAGGCGCGGGGAAGTCCGAGGGGGCGGTGCCTTCCACCGGCAGCGCCGAGGAGGCTGCATTGGAAATGGGCATCTGCGGAGCGTTGGACACCGCTGTGGCGACTTCCTGAGGCTTGGCCGCCTCCTGCTCCTTGGCTTTTGCCTTGTCCTTCGCTTTGTCGTCGCGCTTCAGCCAGCCGAGGATGCCCTTGCCCAGGCGGCCTGCCTTCACGTCTTCAGGCTCTTCACCGATGCGATCCGTGAAGTGGAGCGTGAGTGCCTTGTCGAGCATCTCCTCTGTCTCCTTGATGGTCATGGCCTCGAAGGCCGACGGCGTGGCGAGCGAGGCCATCTGCAGCGTCCACCATTTTTCCAGGCTGTTCTTCGAAGCCCCCAGGGTGGGGAAGTGCTGCTGGAGCAGTTCGCGATCCGGCCGGTCATCCATGGCCAGCGCATCGAGAAACCGGGATACACGCAGCGGACCATCCGGCTGGTCGAGCAAAGTCAGCAGCAAGGCACACGAAGACACTTCATAGATGCCGCGGGATTGCGCTTCGAGATTCTTCGGATCTGCCGCGAGAATGCGGTCGATGCTGTAGACCTGGCCGCTCTTGAACACAGCGGCGAAGAGCACGCTGGGCCGGTTGCGGCTGCGGAATTCCATGGCCTGCATCACACCGGTGAGCAGCCACTCGGGGAGGATGGGCTTTTCCCGTGCGGTGTTGATATCCTTGTGATTTCTCAGGATGCGCTCCGCCAGGAGAATGCGCACCAGTTCGCGGGTGTAGTCCTCTGTGCGGAAGTCATTGCGGAGCTGCACGGAGAGCTGCAGGTGGAAGCCGCCGTAGTCCATGAGGCTGATCCTGTACTTCACCGGCGGCTCAGCGGGATTGATATTCGGCGGAGTCTTCACTTCCACCACGACCGGGATGGCGTAGCGCCCCTCATCCTTCAGCAGGCGACCGAGCGTCGCTGCCGTCTCCTCGCTCATCAGACAGAAGGTGCTGCGCACGGAAAGGTCAGCACCGTGCACGACGAACTGCTTGCTTGAGCTCACGGAGCTGCTGAGCGTGGGGCCCGGTTGGGCGTGAGTCGGCTGCTGTGCCCTGGGAGGAGCGGCGAGGTCTGCTGCAGGAATGGGCGCCGTGGCACCGGCTGGCAGGGGGGCAGGGACTGCAGTATCTTGCGCTTCGAGTGATACCGAAGCGAGGAGGCAGAGCCCAATCCACAGGGACAGGGGGACCAGAGGGAGATGCAGAAGCGGGGTGCTGATGAGGGTGCGCAGGCGCATGGGCGGGCAGGCGGGCAGACAGGCAATCGGGAGACCGGCGGGTCAGAATATCAGGAAGTCAGGCAGACAAGAAGACAGAAAGTCACTCAGACGGAAAGCGCGTAGATCACGACTTCACCGTTTCCGAGCGCGGGTCGAGGATGACCTTGTCCTTCTCGAAGCGGATCTGGTTCATCTGGAACACCGTGTGGATTTCGGTCGCCAGGCTCTCGGTGAGGCTCTGCAATCCCGGCACCAGCGCGCTCATCACGCCACGGGGCAGCGGCAGCCGGCCAAAGGCGCCACGCTGCACCTCCACCACGAAATTCCCGCCCTCGCGCTTCACCGTGAAATCCAGCGATGCCGTGGTGGAGTGCCTCTTCTCCGGCCCTCCCCAGGACAGGCAGACGCGGGCGACGCCCGGCTCGAAGTCGAGCGCTACCCGATCAAAAGGCTTCAGGGACTCCGTAAATGCCGATTGGTGGCCCTGGACGGTCGCTGCGAGGTAGCGATTCACATCCTCCTCGCTCAACTCCAGTGTGGCATTGCGACGCCACACGGCTTGCTCGATGCGGTCAATGATGGGCGGTGTGGCATTCTTCGCCGCAGGCTCCAACCCCCGCAGGTGGGACCAGTCCGCTGCGCGGTGACTTTGGACCACCGCAGCAGTGAAAAGACCGAGCCACGCGATGAGGAAGAGATTGTAGGCAAATCGAAACACGCGCGAGCCGGAGTGGTGGGAGGAAGGGGACGGCGCAGATGCCGTGGCGGTGGCAGGACCGGAGCCGATCAGGCAACCTTGCTGGAGGTCCCGGACGAACTGGAACCACCGCTGCTGGAAGAGGAGGTCGAACTGGAGCCTGAGCCTGTGCTTGAGCTGGAAGACGAGGAACTCGATGAGGACGACGACGACGAGCCGCCGCTGTCTCCACCGCCCCCGCCGGCACTATCCTTCTTGGCGGCAGCCTTGTAGGATTCGCTGCGGTAGTCGGTGATGTAGAAGCCGCTGCCCTTGAAAATGATGCCAGCGCCCTTGCCGAGCTTGCGTTGCACCGGTCCGGCACAGCTCTCTTGGGGGCAATCCGTGAGCTTGGGGTCCTTCATCGACTGCACGGCCTCGAACTGGTGGCCGCAGGTGGTGCATTCGTACTCGTAGGTGGGCATGGGGGCAGGAGGGAGAAACAGGATGTTTTGGACCAAAACGATGCCTCACCGGACGGCGGCTGGCAAGGGGGATGTTGGAACGTAGCTCGCGAGTCCCTTCGCGAGGAGATTCCTCCTTCGTCTGGCTTCTCTAACGCAAGGTGAGTTGAGCTTACCCCTTCACTCCCGTCACCTCCTGCGGTCGGCTCCGTTCCCCCCCCCATCTCGTTTCACGGAACAACCGTTGCCACTAAGCGGCGACAACCTGATTTGCGTCTGCCCTCAAATGTTTCTTTTGAAATTCCATACCAATCAAACACGGATTTCCCAAAATCGATTAATTGACCGGCTGTAGTGTTTGAAAATCTTCTCCTGAAAGCCGTCTGTTTGACCAAAGAGCATGGTTTGGGGAAGTTTGCTTTCCGTGATGTACACCATCGAGTCTCGGAATAACAGAAAGTCTTTGGCCCTGGCTGTACCACGCAACTTGAAGGTCAGCTTCCATCCATAGGACACAAATTCATCCGGTCCCGCCGGATTGAACTTTTTCTCCACAGCTCGATCTTTTTTTATCTTCTCCGAAGACATTCCCAAGAGAAGTTGCGCCACTTCCATGGCTAACAAATTGGAGTGTGCACCCGTATCCAGAAGTGCAGTTATCGGGCGCGAATCAGCTCCGTCCACGAGAAAGGAAACGTGCCCAATTGGCATCCTCCAAATATCGAAATTACCTCTAACGAAGTTACTGGGGACCATGAGAGACAAATGCCGTGATCGCATCATCGCCGCGATCATTATCCGCCAATTTGGCAAGCAACTCACCAAATGTTTCCGCTGACGCGATTACACCTTCACCCTCCAAGAATCCTACGTGCATCCCTGAAAACTTAAGGGCTGCTTCTGAGGACATCCACTTTTCAAAGTCGCCCAGAGGGGGTGATTGCACTTCCTTGTCCTGAAGTAACGCTAACACTTCCCCTTGAGTTCTAATTACTTCCTCTTGTCTTTTGGATACTTCCTCAAGGCGGCTGATTCTTAGCTCCAAGGCTGCCAATTGGAGCGCAGCCTTGACCTTCTGAACATACTCATACGCCTTGCTGACCGCTAGCTCAACGCCAGTGTCATAATTCCATTCCGAAACATCATGTCCCGTGGCATTCCTCCCAGCACGGTGATTCAAAGAATAAGCTAGACGCTCCTCTTCCTCTGTAGAAGAAGCCTCCAACCGAAATATCTTACGTATAGATTGTTCTTGAGTAGGCATCTTACTTGAAGACTTGTTTTAGTATCGGCCACGTCAACTCACAAGCTTTTTCCATGCATTGACCGTCCAACCGCAATGGAAAATTGCTTGAAATCGTAAATCTTGCGCTGTCTTTAATTAATTCGATCTCTAATCCGTTGCATGGAGGGGATTCGGATTCGACGGTCAGTTTCTCAGCGACAACTTTAAAGCCGGGCAAAGGCGATGAATCTCTCATCGAAATTACAATGGGAGTCTGGTTTGTGTCCATCACCCACCCTCTGATATGCACATCACATAGTATTTCGGGCTCTTTAAGTTCCGCCAAAACCTTGAAAAATCCCCATGGCCATCCTCCGGCAAGTTCGCTTTTCTCTATAATTCCTTTAGGGGGAGTTGCTTCTGGCTTTCGTCTAAGTTGGAGTTTTAGATCAGAAATAGATTCTCCATGAAAGTGTCCGTGAAGGCTTCCATACAAACCAAGGGGATGAGGGCTGGAAGACAACAAAGGTACTGTAAAAGACTCTTCCCCCTCACATCGATCACGGAAAGGCTCGATTAACTCCATAAATTTTGTGTGCGGGATGGGGACTTCCTGCAAACATTTTATCTGTAGATTTACCCCCACGATCCCGTGGACTAGTTGAACCGTCTCTGTGAGGAAATTCATGAAGTCCGTGCAATTAACCCGTTAAAGGCGCCACTCACCAGCGAAATCGCGTTCACTCGTGCAAGCAGCTGTGCCACTTCGTTTAAGGAGCCGAGGTTGGTCTGAACTATTGCGTTGTCGTTTTCGTTGGCTCAGTTGTGCTGTTAAAGGAATTTCTCATTCGTGAGAAGGAGGTCATGGAGAAGGAATTGAACTAGAATGCGTATAGCTAGAGAGACCCGACACTCCAGCCCTACTCACCCCATCACCCACGTCCCCACCTTGATTGCCTCCCGGGGCATCCACCGCTGCTGGGTCCAGCAGTAGCCTTGCAGCCCCTGGAGCTGCTTTTTGTAATCATACGCGCTCGACCCGCTGGTGGCGTAGCCGGGGTAGTACAGGGCGTACCCCTGTGCCTGCGCCCACAACATTTCCTGCAGGAGGGTGTAGATGCCGAGGCTGCGCTTGGCATGCTCCGGGTCGAACATGCCGTACACGCTGGACACTGCTTTCTCTCCTAGGTCGAGGTAGCTGATGGCGGCCAGCTTGCCCGCGACCCATGCCTGGAACTCCATGCAACGACAGGGGACGGTGCCCGGCTCTGTGGAGAGGAAGGTGGTGAGCGCCTCGGGGACATTCTCAGTGAAGCGCTCCTTGTGCCGCTGGAACATGGCCTTCGCTTCGTCGGAAATCGTGGCAGGCACGACGCGCAGTTCCACGTCCTCATTCTTCCTCAGCACGCGCCGCTGGCTTTTGGTGAGGGTGAGGCCTGCAAGGCTCAAGCGCAGCGGCACGATGGTCTGCCAGCCGTCCGCCTGCGGACTCACGCTGTAGCGGAAGAACTCCGCGCCGAAATGCCTCCATCCCTCCGCCCAAAGGTCATCCATCGCCTGCGGCGGGGCATGCAGCGCTTGGAACGTATCCCAGATGAGGGGGGGCAGGCTCATGGCGTCTTGCACGACTACGATAGCCAGAACGAATCGCGGTGGGAAGCGGACGCAATCGGCGTTCGCCCACCGCATGCGCGACACATCTCACTCGTAAAACTTTCCGGAATGCAAAATCTCTGCGAATGCACGCCATGATGCCTGTTCCGAAACCATCGGCTCGCCGGTGATGCCGGAATTGGCTGAGCTCCATGTCGACATCGCGCCAAGGAAAGCAGCAATGCTCCCATTCTCCCAACCGCCAGGGCTCAGATTCAACTTCCCGTCGGCGGTGATCTCGGGCTCTTCATCAGCC
Protein-coding regions in this window:
- a CDS encoding sulfurtransferase: MPDTVSIQNIAAYKFAPMQDLRDLRACLLAKCKGWNLKGTILLSPEGINLFVAGEASGIEALLAELRSLPGLADLAPKYSETDHQPFRRMLVRLKKEIITFGVEGINPALRTSPKLQARELKQWLDEGRPVTLLDTRNDYEVKLGTFKNALPIGIDTFRQFPDAVRKLPEEMKDQPVVMFCTGGIRCEKAGPFMEREGFKHILQLDGGILKYFEECGGEHYDGECFVFDQRVGVDPALQETESTQCFQCQSPLSPEDQRHERYVRNESCPYCFTEPVDKMLENIATRHEAIARITSPLPGSKPYENLRPFNIPAACDGMPLAEALARLVVPVGREAWVTACESGRILNANHEPVKPEQIVYGGQRYLHKLGEITEPDVNVSINILHEDEAIIVLNKPAPLPVHPGGRFNRNTLRHILHEVYQPQKPRQAHRLDANTSGVMVYARTRHFAGIIQPQFTAGEVAKFYLVRVKGHPDQDAFSCDAPIGNESGTMGTREVDDANGRKSRTEFKVLRRDGDGTALLEARPLTGRTNQIRLHLAHLGWPVVGDQAYLSGVQRGDTQTHEPDDAPLCLHSSRIQFVHPLTRQTVEFTAPPPAWAV
- a CDS encoding FmdB family zinc ribbon protein, which produces MPTYEYECTTCGHQFEAVQSMKDPKLTDCPQESCAGPVQRKLGKGAGIIFKGSGFYITDYRSESYKAAAKKDSAGGGGGDSGGSSSSSSSSSSSSSSSTGSGSSSTSSSSSGGSSSSGTSSKVA
- a CDS encoding GNAT family N-acetyltransferase, whose translation is MSLPPLIWDTFQALHAPPQAMDDLWAEGWRHFGAEFFRYSVSPQADGWQTIVPLRLSLAGLTLTKSQRRVLRKNEDVELRVVPATISDEAKAMFQRHKERFTENVPEALTTFLSTEPGTVPCRCMEFQAWVAGKLAAISYLDLGEKAVSSVYGMFDPEHAKRSLGIYTLLQEMLWAQAQGYALYYPGYATSGSSAYDYKKQLQGLQGYCWTQQRWMPREAIKVGTWVMG
- a CDS encoding L,D-transpeptidase family protein, yielding MRSLCLCIWVSGFVAALTLAAQEVVPVAETQTQSPALHEVPRVALLLDAALCDGFDFPAGDVNGKGSYRDKSTRRYHQGWSITPVLPEAGGSVDVAFPGELWNGQGGGATDAGQSVYAIGSGTVRSVIDDGAAERSVIEIEHRFVENGTLRTAVSYYKGIADTKLKPGDPVKRRQQIGVIARGAGDAPTGLMLGIQVETAGAPASPTLTPSAFIRERRKLLVPSREPEIFIAMKQDYRLYLFRKGKLVSTFPIALSQDPIGPKTREGDNRTPEGEYRITQKAKGPFGGDYGDYLGKAWIRISYPNAYDARLALAEGRITESQCTTIVSATNARKMPPAKTSLGGGVGIHGWASDWPDGPQHLTWGCLSLREADLMALYDLMQQGALILMHP
- a CDS encoding VOC family protein; its protein translation is MKAKPIPQGYEGATPYLVCKDAKATIEFYKKAFGAILEYQLHMPDGKIGHAEMEIGGGTIMLADEFPDWKCLSPATIGGSGSSTLIYVEDVDAFFQKAVAAGAKVLQPLEDAFYGDRTCKLEDPSGHAWTFSTRVEDVSPEEMQRRLNERCKQ